A single genomic interval of Terriglobus albidus harbors:
- a CDS encoding ester cyclase — translation MHRSTGADASFLSRRFEEKRNDCAQILRGCLNRRHMSILPELVSPGVINHFNDKDEIGIEAFTRAVQRITGIFPDGRFVIEDIVASGNNVAAHWSMTAINSAPIAGNPATGRTVTERAVVFYRFEGEKIAEVWLQVDQIGLFRQLGIKELAIDGQISAQTPH, via the coding sequence CTGCACCGTTCTACAGGCGCAGACGCTAGTTTCCTCTCAAGACGTTTCGAAGAGAAACGAAATGACTGTGCACAGATTTTACGAGGATGTTTGAACCGGCGGCATATGAGTATTCTTCCAGAACTGGTGAGCCCGGGCGTCATCAATCATTTCAATGACAAGGACGAAATCGGAATTGAGGCTTTTACGCGCGCAGTGCAACGTATTACTGGGATATTTCCAGATGGGCGCTTCGTGATCGAAGACATTGTGGCGTCTGGCAATAACGTAGCAGCACATTGGAGTATGACTGCGATCAACTCGGCTCCTATTGCTGGTAATCCAGCGACGGGCAGGACGGTTACGGAACGAGCTGTGGTCTTCTACCGGTTCGAAGGAGAAAAGATTGCAGAAGTCTGGTTGCAAGTGGATCAGATCGGCCTCTTCCGACAGTTGGGTATCAAAGAACTGGCAATCGACGGACAGATTTCCGCCCAAACTCCGCATTAG
- a CDS encoding NAD(P)H-binding protein — translation MYLVTGASGNIGSRVLAELQNLGKQVRVLTSDPNKATKFESKVEVVVGGLGQPDVLKTALAGVSHLFLMNRGLTDESLGDLLDIAHGNQCKRMVFLSSIAAKLPELTLGKLHLQQEQRILASSIQARILRATAFMSNALQWAQSIKTQGVVYNPMGDGSFAPIAPEDIATFAVHLLIDDGNHEEISSITGPELLTVSKQIATLSQILGVPIQRVDVTDEQAVEQIMRGGFPRPLAAAVVELYAAVRTGSSTDLLHTFERVMGYRPRTFATWARENKQRFV, via the coding sequence ATGTATCTAGTCACGGGAGCAAGCGGGAATATTGGCAGCCGGGTTCTGGCGGAATTGCAGAATCTTGGAAAACAGGTCCGGGTTCTAACGAGCGATCCAAATAAAGCTACGAAATTCGAAAGCAAGGTCGAAGTTGTTGTAGGTGGACTTGGCCAGCCAGATGTACTCAAAACAGCTTTAGCGGGTGTTTCTCACCTGTTCCTCATGAACCGCGGGCTGACGGACGAGTCTCTTGGAGACCTTCTTGATATCGCCCACGGGAACCAGTGCAAGAGGATGGTATTTCTCTCTTCCATCGCGGCAAAGCTTCCTGAACTGACACTCGGGAAATTGCATCTGCAACAGGAACAGCGCATCCTCGCATCTTCGATCCAAGCGAGGATCCTACGTGCGACCGCATTCATGTCCAATGCTCTGCAGTGGGCGCAGTCAATCAAGACACAAGGGGTTGTTTACAACCCAATGGGAGACGGCAGCTTCGCTCCAATTGCGCCGGAAGATATAGCCACGTTTGCCGTACACCTGTTAATCGATGATGGAAACCACGAGGAAATATCGTCTATCACAGGGCCGGAACTTCTCACTGTTTCGAAGCAGATCGCGACTCTTTCGCAAATTCTCGGAGTTCCCATTCAACGCGTTGACGTCACGGATGAACAGGCCGTTGAGCAGATCATGCGCGGAGGCTTCCCGCGTCCGCTGGCCGCCGCTGTGGTCGAACTATATGCCGCTGTACGGACGGGTTCGAGTACCGATCTGTTACATACCTTCGAACGCGTGATGGGGTATAGGCCGCGCACCTTCGCGACCTGGGCACGAGAAAACAAGCAGCGCTTTGTCTAG
- a CDS encoding alpha/beta fold hydrolase — protein sequence MNDRTGHYNWRGILRCILWGLLISIPTVGIVNVAILATPHVRGIGFRPELRYGINATVCIIVCVLAAFRHTQITRSSRSTRSRFIFETLTIAVFLLFLLYRRGGEELALQSLPALTLLVLSIFALSPQGHRVASLSAVTIVLAYVVGALEVFGVGLSFASERVGSTGRIELRDISKDTWNVEHRFMTLRSGANIHYVDEGRGPVLLFLHGNPSYSFQWRGLVQQLHGSFRCVALDYPGFGFSSAPSGFGFTPAEESASVEEFVDRLGLRDITLVMQDWGGPIGLAFAERRPELIRGMILGNTWAWPSDNRTTLGKFSVIAGGPIGEFLQTSFNGFTRMGIQNGIVKKLPASTLDAYIAPSVPPNKRGVGSFYPGQIIAARDFFEGVERNLGRLRDKRALIFWGLHDVGFPRSDIDRFKQIFPVHHVVEFPNADHFFFEDEGEEMIPEIRNFVDSSQSSSGTVDPDHQES from the coding sequence ATGAACGACCGGACCGGTCATTACAACTGGCGTGGAATCCTTCGTTGCATTCTGTGGGGGTTACTGATTTCTATCCCTACCGTGGGCATCGTAAACGTTGCCATTTTGGCGACTCCACATGTTCGAGGCATTGGATTCAGACCTGAGCTGCGCTACGGCATAAACGCTACCGTTTGCATTATCGTCTGCGTCTTAGCCGCTTTTCGACATACGCAAATTACCAGGTCATCCAGATCTACGCGATCGCGGTTTATCTTTGAAACTCTTACCATTGCTGTTTTCTTGCTATTTCTTCTCTATCGACGTGGAGGAGAGGAACTTGCCCTGCAAAGTCTTCCGGCATTGACTCTTCTGGTACTTTCAATCTTTGCGTTAAGTCCGCAGGGACATCGCGTCGCTTCCCTTTCCGCGGTCACTATTGTCCTCGCATACGTCGTGGGAGCGCTTGAAGTTTTTGGAGTCGGTTTATCGTTTGCAAGCGAACGAGTAGGATCGACTGGCAGGATTGAGCTGCGCGACATATCCAAAGACACGTGGAACGTCGAGCATCGCTTCATGACGCTGCGAAGCGGAGCTAACATTCACTATGTCGATGAGGGCCGGGGCCCCGTCCTCCTGTTCCTGCATGGCAATCCCTCCTACTCGTTCCAGTGGCGCGGCCTCGTTCAACAGTTGCACGGATCTTTCCGGTGTGTCGCGCTGGATTATCCGGGGTTTGGCTTCTCCTCCGCGCCCTCCGGCTTTGGATTCACACCCGCCGAAGAGAGCGCGTCCGTCGAGGAGTTCGTAGACCGTCTTGGACTTCGAGACATAACCCTGGTCATGCAGGACTGGGGAGGTCCGATAGGTCTGGCCTTCGCCGAACGACGGCCCGAGTTGATACGTGGAATGATTCTCGGAAATACCTGGGCCTGGCCGAGTGACAACAGGACTACCCTAGGGAAGTTCTCGGTTATTGCGGGCGGTCCCATAGGAGAGTTCCTACAGACAAGTTTCAACGGATTCACCAGGATGGGAATACAAAATGGCATCGTGAAGAAGCTGCCTGCAAGCACGCTTGATGCCTACATTGCTCCATCTGTCCCGCCCAACAAACGTGGCGTTGGTAGCTTCTATCCAGGTCAAATCATCGCGGCGAGAGATTTCTTCGAGGGCGTGGAGAGAAACCTTGGAAGACTCCGCGACAAGAGAGCGCTGATCTTCTGGGGCCTTCATGACGTTGGCTTTCCTCGATCAGATATCGATCGCTTCAAGCAGATATTTCCCGTGCATCACGTTGTGGAGTTTCCAAATGCAGATCACTTCTTCTTCGAGGATGAAGGAGAGGAGATGATTCCGGAAATCCGGAACTTCGTAGACTCATCGCAATCTTCGTCAGGGACTGTTGACCCTGACCATCAAGAATCATAG
- a CDS encoding MarR family winged helix-turn-helix transcriptional regulator yields MLQLNQPLGIDQCYCFAVRKASRQVSRLYDSYLEPAGVRITQFLTLAALNEVDSAPVNALAERLDIERTAMGKMVGFLERDGFVTIKPSPTDGRSRLVELTREGQRLHDKAAPLWRKAQHEFEEQNGAKNAGELRRRLKSIAIGDVTTDASKG; encoded by the coding sequence ATGCTGCAGCTCAACCAACCGCTCGGGATCGATCAGTGCTACTGCTTCGCAGTAAGGAAGGCGAGCAGACAGGTCTCACGCCTTTATGACAGCTATCTGGAGCCTGCGGGCGTGCGCATTACGCAATTCCTTACACTCGCTGCATTGAACGAAGTGGATAGCGCCCCGGTCAACGCCCTTGCGGAGCGGTTGGATATCGAACGGACAGCGATGGGAAAGATGGTTGGCTTCCTTGAACGTGATGGCTTCGTTACGATCAAGCCGTCGCCGACAGATGGCCGAAGCCGCCTTGTAGAACTCACCAGGGAAGGACAGCGCCTCCACGATAAAGCAGCCCCTCTGTGGCGCAAAGCGCAGCACGAATTCGAGGAGCAGAATGGCGCGAAAAATGCTGGGGAGTTGCGGAGGCGACTCAAAAGCATCGCTATTGGCGATGTCACGACAGATGCATCGAAAGGCTGA
- a CDS encoding FAD-dependent oxidoreductase, with the protein MLTSPELKRIPIFSCLDDANLMWLSQQVADLHLERGEYLIHEGELTPFFVVMNGTTEVLKDVMGRRTEVSEHKSGDFFGELAILMGSAAPASVRAKTVCHVARLDSQHLQELIRRSPECSAVILQTLNERVQVVQKYMLSLPSTRVQIAGSKFDDDCREIRTFLSMNRIPYEWVDRDRSSQPTSGNPACNVEGISVIVDDSFCVSHPPSVRKVAEALGFQTAPYQQTYDVVIIGGGPAGLAAAVYGASEGLSVLLVERKAPGGQAGTSSRIENYLGFPNGVSGDDLSQRAFRQAVKFGAEVVLTREVQKVIPRSTGGYAIGLDGEERVITRTVILATGVAWRRLEADGVDRFIGRGVLYGAARTEAPTVAGRQVFIIGGGNSAGQAALFFADYASSVTMLVRGEGLEHSMSQYLIDQIALAPGIRVETETQVVSAHGTDCLKAIETQKAGKPVIRRAADALFVMIGADAVTHWLPPQLRRENGYVRTGREVTDQPGWAADRPPFPLETNLPGFFCVGDVRYNSIKRVSSSVGEGSMAIAFVHQYLSLTA; encoded by the coding sequence ATGCTGACATCCCCGGAATTGAAGAGAATACCAATCTTTTCCTGCTTGGATGACGCGAACCTTATGTGGCTTTCGCAGCAGGTTGCCGATCTTCATTTGGAACGGGGTGAATATCTCATTCACGAAGGGGAACTCACCCCTTTCTTTGTAGTGATGAACGGAACTACGGAAGTGCTCAAAGATGTGATGGGGCGTCGCACTGAAGTCTCGGAGCACAAGTCGGGCGATTTCTTTGGTGAGTTGGCGATTCTTATGGGGTCAGCGGCTCCTGCTTCCGTTCGCGCAAAGACGGTATGTCACGTGGCGCGCCTTGATTCCCAGCACCTCCAGGAATTGATTCGACGCTCGCCCGAGTGCAGCGCGGTGATCTTGCAGACTCTTAACGAGCGTGTACAGGTCGTGCAGAAGTACATGCTGAGCCTTCCCTCGACTCGCGTTCAGATAGCCGGATCGAAATTTGATGACGACTGCCGGGAGATACGCACATTCCTGAGCATGAATCGAATTCCTTATGAATGGGTTGATCGCGATCGTAGCTCACAACCGACTTCAGGGAATCCGGCCTGCAATGTCGAAGGGATATCCGTCATCGTGGATGACTCGTTCTGTGTCAGCCATCCCCCTTCGGTTCGTAAGGTAGCTGAGGCGCTCGGGTTTCAAACGGCTCCCTATCAACAAACCTATGACGTGGTGATTATTGGTGGCGGCCCAGCCGGACTGGCGGCTGCCGTCTACGGAGCCTCGGAAGGGCTCAGCGTCCTATTGGTCGAACGCAAGGCTCCTGGCGGTCAGGCCGGAACATCTTCCCGCATCGAGAATTATCTCGGCTTTCCCAATGGCGTCTCAGGAGATGACCTCAGTCAGCGCGCGTTCCGGCAGGCGGTTAAGTTTGGCGCCGAAGTGGTCCTCACCCGAGAAGTCCAGAAGGTCATTCCGCGTTCCACTGGCGGATACGCGATTGGACTTGATGGCGAAGAGAGAGTTATCACAAGGACGGTGATCCTGGCGACCGGAGTCGCGTGGCGCAGACTTGAGGCGGACGGAGTCGATCGCTTCATCGGGCGCGGGGTCTTGTATGGGGCGGCGCGTACTGAGGCACCAACTGTGGCGGGAAGACAAGTCTTTATTATCGGCGGCGGCAACTCTGCCGGCCAGGCTGCCCTGTTCTTTGCAGATTATGCGAGTTCAGTGACCATGCTGGTCCGAGGCGAAGGCCTGGAGCACAGCATGTCGCAATACTTGATCGATCAGATTGCTCTCGCGCCAGGCATTCGGGTAGAGACGGAAACTCAGGTCGTCTCCGCACATGGCACGGATTGCTTGAAAGCAATTGAAACCCAGAAAGCGGGGAAGCCTGTTATCCGGCGGGCCGCAGATGCATTGTTTGTCATGATTGGCGCCGATGCCGTAACCCATTGGTTGCCACCTCAGCTCCGACGCGAGAACGGCTATGTGCGCACGGGGCGCGAGGTGACTGACCAGCCAGGCTGGGCGGCAGATCGTCCTCCATTTCCGCTGGAAACAAATCTTCCGGGCTTCTTCTGTGTAGGCGACGTTCGCTACAACTCGATCAAACGCGTTTCCAGCAGCGTAGGAGAAGGCAGCATGGCCATTGCTTTCGTGCATCAATATCTCTCATTGACGGCCTGA
- a CDS encoding NmrA family NAD(P)-binding protein has translation MNEFEILVSGATGRTGGTAIDELLKMGRRVRAYVRADDDRAAELRHRGVDIAVGDFTDVDQIRAAMEGIRSAYFLHPIAPGIIGAAAYFAQAAKEAGVTTIVNMSQISARRESASHAAQDHWISERVFDWSGVPTTHLRPTFFADWLVYPHFAKEIWAKKKIEFPFANGRHAPIATDDQGRVIAHILANPEGHEGKIYTLHGPVEMNHTEIASVMSDVLGAEIEYAPTTIEEFKDKMENLYKFPPFLVQHLVEVAQNYRDGIFSGVNDNVETITGTPALSVAAFIEKYRKAFA, from the coding sequence ATGAATGAATTTGAGATTTTGGTGAGCGGAGCAACTGGACGGACCGGGGGAACAGCCATCGATGAATTGCTCAAAATGGGTAGACGGGTGCGGGCTTATGTGCGCGCCGATGACGATCGAGCTGCCGAACTGAGACATCGCGGAGTCGATATCGCCGTAGGGGATTTCACAGACGTCGACCAGATCCGTGCTGCGATGGAAGGTATCCGGTCGGCTTATTTTCTTCATCCAATTGCGCCGGGAATTATTGGAGCTGCCGCCTATTTCGCTCAGGCTGCAAAGGAAGCAGGCGTTACGACAATCGTCAACATGTCGCAGATTTCCGCACGGCGCGAGTCGGCAAGCCACGCTGCGCAGGACCACTGGATCTCAGAGCGGGTTTTTGACTGGTCAGGCGTACCCACGACACATCTCCGCCCGACCTTCTTCGCCGATTGGCTCGTTTACCCACATTTTGCGAAGGAGATCTGGGCCAAGAAAAAGATCGAGTTTCCCTTCGCCAACGGACGCCACGCGCCCATCGCGACCGACGACCAGGGCAGGGTCATCGCCCATATCCTGGCCAATCCCGAGGGGCACGAAGGCAAGATCTACACACTGCACGGACCAGTCGAGATGAACCATACTGAAATTGCTTCCGTCATGAGCGATGTACTCGGCGCAGAGATCGAGTATGCGCCGACAACGATCGAGGAGTTCAAGGACAAAATGGAGAATCTTTATAAGTTTCCCCCATTCCTGGTGCAGCACCTGGTCGAGGTCGCTCAGAACTATCGAGACGGCATTTTCTCCGGTGTCAACGACAATGTCGAGACGATCACCGGGACGCCTGCGCTTTCGGTCGCAGCTTTCATCGAGAAATACCGCAAAGCATTCGCGTGA
- a CDS encoding efflux RND transporter permease subunit has product MTHTQNERSTDTKQNLARFFLEQKHVAWVSLAVALLWGIYGLLKMPQRKDPDIPVRQAMIIVPWQGTSSEQVEQLVTRKIEQAIALNQWVTEIKSASRTGSAMVQFELAEKGKYDRNKELDDVKTRLDAIHDLPQGTGPILYIKDFGDTSALMLTVASPPADPAQVAWISKLVETQIRQIRTGLDAGTQSRRSIVVVFPKSIDSNEVERKLSWVTRDMATQHLCSDVHEFSGAGFIGVDLSTNLSSPDLQSALRKFAHQDLQTDELHPDAWKPAIIDEPANTDVALQAVAGDKYTYRDLDDFTDTLQRSLKTLPIVAKAERSGLLDENVFLNFSQERLAQYKLKPADLPNILAARNLSESGQTINASGRTVSVNTTGEFKSIDDLRNVVIGASPNGTPLYLRDLVDIDRGYENPPSFSNRYTRRDENGRWITTRAITLSVQMKKGEQIGSFGKQVDANLANVRKTLPADLVLARTSDQPLQVHDSIELFSHSLIEALVLVVVVALIGFWSWRTAILIAASMPITLAITFGVINTLGIDLQQVSIASLIIALGLLVDVPVVSGDAIVRELGAGQSRSVAAWLGPTKLFKTMAYATITNIVSYLPFLLLPGDTGKFLYSLPIVISCSLLAALLVSMTFVPLISSFLLQSQIETPIEERRQRGFTGWYFRTAKKAIEHRKLCLAGSLILLIAGGVVFSSLKPQFFPKDLQYFSYIDVWLPEDTPASATSAAAQQVESITRRVAEEYGKSHSEHGHPKDVLQSMTTFVGGGGPRFWSSATPEDRQTNYAQVILRTKDNHDTTPLLALLQPELDRQIPGAIIDTRTLETGKPVGIPIQVRISGEDLPRLRAEAERLKQIFREIPVAVRVRDDWGEPSAREMVHVDADRANLAHVTNADVSDSVSAALHGITAGVLRDGNKQVPIVGRMQMEERSQLSDLRSLYVFSRQGTPPVPLEQVATTALSPVTPKIRRFDQYRTITVQCWPTQGHLPSEVIAAAMPKLEAFQKQLPDGFIFRFAGEQKEQVSGFGDLTTVLLICVCAIYLALLAQFKHAFKPLIVFAAIPYGVVGAIFSLAIMGQPFGFMAFLGIISLIGVIVSHIIVLFEFIEERREEGEELELALIDAGILRLRPVMITVAATVIALFPLAAHGGPLWEPLCYAQIGGLTIATFVTLLLVPVLYSFVVLDLKLIRWEREEQPVSADQEKHSTMPLTSGIPG; this is encoded by the coding sequence ATGACACACACACAGAACGAACGGTCCACGGACACGAAACAGAATCTCGCCCGCTTCTTCCTTGAGCAGAAGCATGTAGCCTGGGTCTCTCTCGCGGTTGCGCTCCTATGGGGAATCTATGGGTTATTGAAAATGCCGCAACGGAAAGATCCGGATATTCCTGTACGCCAGGCGATGATTATCGTGCCATGGCAGGGAACATCTTCCGAACAGGTCGAACAACTTGTGACCAGGAAGATCGAGCAGGCTATTGCTCTGAATCAATGGGTAACGGAGATCAAGAGCGCCTCCAGAACCGGCTCGGCGATGGTCCAATTCGAACTGGCGGAAAAGGGGAAGTACGACAGGAACAAAGAACTGGACGACGTCAAGACCAGGCTGGACGCTATCCACGATCTGCCGCAGGGTACCGGACCGATTCTGTACATCAAGGACTTCGGAGATACATCCGCATTGATGCTTACAGTAGCGAGTCCACCGGCCGACCCAGCCCAGGTCGCTTGGATAAGCAAGCTGGTTGAGACCCAGATCCGGCAGATCCGGACTGGTTTGGATGCCGGTACTCAGTCGCGGCGTTCTATCGTCGTGGTTTTTCCGAAGTCGATCGACAGCAACGAAGTCGAGCGCAAGTTGTCGTGGGTGACCCGAGATATGGCAACCCAACATCTTTGCTCCGATGTGCACGAATTTTCGGGGGCGGGTTTCATCGGTGTCGACCTATCAACGAATCTCAGTAGTCCTGACCTTCAGTCGGCCTTGAGGAAGTTCGCGCATCAGGACCTGCAAACCGATGAGCTTCACCCGGATGCCTGGAAGCCCGCAATCATCGACGAACCAGCAAATACCGACGTGGCGCTTCAGGCCGTGGCTGGTGACAAGTACACATATCGCGACCTGGACGACTTTACCGATACCCTTCAGCGAAGTCTCAAAACGTTACCGATCGTGGCGAAGGCGGAACGCTCAGGATTGCTGGACGAGAACGTATTTCTCAATTTCTCGCAGGAGCGCCTGGCGCAATACAAGCTAAAGCCGGCAGATCTTCCCAACATCCTTGCCGCCCGGAATCTATCGGAGAGTGGCCAAACGATTAATGCAAGCGGACGCACGGTCAGCGTCAACACCACAGGCGAGTTCAAGAGCATCGACGATCTGCGGAATGTCGTAATCGGCGCATCACCGAACGGAACGCCCCTTTACCTGCGGGATCTTGTGGACATCGATAGGGGGTACGAGAATCCGCCTTCGTTCTCGAACCGGTACACGCGCCGCGACGAAAACGGCAGATGGATCACGACACGTGCGATTACGCTCTCAGTCCAGATGAAGAAGGGAGAACAGATCGGTTCTTTTGGAAAACAGGTGGACGCCAATCTTGCGAACGTCAGAAAGACATTGCCGGCCGACCTGGTACTGGCGAGGACATCGGACCAGCCACTGCAGGTACATGACAGCATTGAGCTGTTCAGCCACAGCTTGATCGAGGCGCTGGTTCTGGTGGTCGTTGTGGCTTTGATTGGCTTCTGGAGCTGGCGGACAGCCATTCTGATTGCGGCATCCATGCCGATTACGCTCGCGATCACGTTTGGAGTTATCAACACGCTCGGAATCGATCTGCAACAGGTTTCGATTGCTTCGCTGATCATCGCGCTGGGATTGTTGGTCGATGTTCCGGTAGTGTCCGGCGACGCAATTGTGCGCGAACTGGGCGCCGGCCAGTCACGATCCGTCGCTGCGTGGCTGGGACCGACAAAGCTGTTCAAAACGATGGCGTATGCCACTATCACGAATATCGTTTCGTATCTCCCATTTCTGCTGCTGCCTGGAGATACAGGGAAGTTCCTCTACAGTCTGCCTATCGTTATTAGCTGTTCGCTGCTGGCGGCCCTGCTCGTTTCGATGACCTTTGTGCCGCTCATCAGCTCGTTTCTCTTGCAAAGCCAGATCGAAACTCCAATTGAGGAAAGGCGGCAGCGTGGGTTCACTGGCTGGTATTTCCGAACTGCAAAGAAGGCCATTGAACACAGGAAGCTGTGCCTGGCAGGATCGCTCATTCTGCTGATAGCGGGCGGCGTTGTCTTCTCCAGTCTTAAACCGCAGTTCTTTCCAAAGGACCTTCAATACTTTTCTTATATCGACGTGTGGCTGCCTGAGGACACTCCCGCAAGCGCGACCAGCGCCGCCGCTCAACAGGTGGAATCCATCACCCGCCGAGTAGCGGAAGAGTATGGCAAAAGTCATTCGGAGCACGGACACCCAAAGGATGTCTTGCAATCCATGACCACGTTCGTGGGCGGCGGCGGTCCGCGCTTCTGGAGCAGCGCCACGCCCGAGGACAGGCAAACCAACTATGCTCAGGTGATTCTGCGAACGAAAGACAATCATGATACGACCCCTCTGCTTGCCCTTTTGCAGCCGGAACTGGACAGGCAAATTCCTGGGGCAATCATTGATACGCGGACTCTCGAAACCGGCAAGCCGGTCGGAATTCCGATTCAGGTCAGAATTTCCGGCGAGGATTTGCCGCGTCTTAGAGCGGAAGCCGAGCGGCTGAAGCAGATCTTTCGCGAAATTCCCGTTGCCGTCAGAGTTCGAGACGACTGGGGCGAACCGAGCGCGAGAGAAATGGTGCACGTCGATGCGGACCGGGCAAACCTGGCGCACGTCACAAACGCAGATGTCTCCGACTCTGTCAGTGCGGCTCTTCATGGCATTACGGCTGGAGTTTTGAGAGATGGCAACAAGCAGGTGCCGATTGTTGGACGCATGCAGATGGAGGAGCGGTCTCAACTCTCCGATTTGCGCAGTCTATACGTCTTCTCGCGACAAGGCACACCGCCCGTGCCTCTCGAGCAGGTGGCAACGACCGCTCTGAGCCCGGTAACGCCCAAAATTCGACGCTTCGATCAGTACCGCACCATTACTGTGCAGTGCTGGCCTACGCAGGGACATTTGCCGTCGGAGGTAATTGCGGCGGCGATGCCAAAGCTGGAGGCATTCCAGAAGCAGCTTCCCGACGGGTTTATCTTCCGCTTCGCTGGTGAGCAGAAAGAGCAGGTCAGCGGCTTTGGTGACCTCACTACGGTGCTGCTGATTTGTGTCTGCGCCATTTACCTGGCACTGCTCGCTCAGTTCAAGCACGCGTTCAAGCCACTCATCGTCTTTGCCGCCATTCCATACGGCGTTGTCGGTGCGATTTTTTCACTTGCCATTATGGGCCAGCCATTCGGATTCATGGCGTTCCTTGGGATCATTAGCCTTATTGGGGTGATTGTGAGCCACATCATTGTGTTGTTTGAATTTATCGAGGAGCGACGAGAAGAGGGCGAGGAGCTTGAGTTGGCGCTGATCGATGCCGGCATCCTTCGTCTGCGGCCGGTGATGATCACGGTTGCGGCCACAGTGATTGCGCTGTTTCCGTTGGCTGCCCACGGCGGCCCTCTTTGGGAGCCTCTCTGCTATGCGCAGATTGGGGGACTGACGATCGCTACCTTCGTGACGCTACTGCTCGTTCCTGTTCTCTATTCTTTCGTCGTACTGGATCTGAAACTGATCCGTTGGGAACGAGAAGAGCAGCCTGTTTCCGCCGATCAGGAAAAACACTCAACGATGCCTCTAACATCCGGGATACCGGGATGA
- a CDS encoding LysR family transcriptional regulator — protein MLDLNGMQIFAEVAKQASFTTAAKALGLPKSTVSRSLANLEDRLGVQLLERTTRNVRLTDAGEIYLERCRRMLDEAEDADLVMNSLRGTPRGRLRIGAPIAFIRFSLGPQLPSFLAKFPEMSVSLHILNGSGQSRENALDIAIRSGDLEDSELIVKPLKTIRLGIYASPFYLKKQARAHHPSDLRGMSCITTTCGALGSAADGTLWRLKRGAEVQDVRVESRIAVPDPFLNYELALHGLGLAQLSQALVKEHVEAKRLIRVLPEWEPDTVRLRALYSARLSASPKLRAFLSFLEGCV, from the coding sequence ATGTTGGATCTGAATGGAATGCAAATCTTCGCGGAAGTCGCAAAACAGGCCAGCTTCACCACGGCAGCGAAGGCTCTTGGGCTTCCGAAATCAACCGTAAGCCGTAGCCTGGCAAATCTTGAAGATCGTCTCGGTGTGCAGCTCTTAGAGAGGACCACTCGCAACGTCAGGCTGACGGATGCTGGTGAGATTTATCTCGAGCGATGCCGGCGGATGCTCGATGAGGCCGAAGATGCTGACCTGGTCATGAATAGTCTGCGAGGGACACCGCGAGGCCGGCTGAGGATAGGAGCGCCCATTGCATTCATCCGATTTTCTCTTGGACCGCAGCTACCGTCCTTTCTTGCGAAGTTTCCCGAGATGAGCGTCAGCCTCCATATCCTCAATGGTTCTGGACAATCACGCGAAAATGCCCTTGATATAGCCATCAGATCCGGGGATCTGGAAGATTCTGAACTGATTGTTAAGCCCCTGAAGACTATCCGCCTGGGCATATATGCAAGCCCCTTCTACCTGAAGAAGCAAGCGCGCGCCCATCATCCGTCAGACCTCAGAGGAATGAGCTGCATCACTACAACCTGTGGTGCTCTAGGAAGCGCAGCCGATGGAACGTTGTGGCGCCTCAAGCGGGGGGCTGAAGTGCAGGACGTCCGGGTGGAGTCTCGGATCGCAGTACCGGACCCATTCCTGAATTACGAGCTGGCATTACACGGTCTGGGCCTTGCTCAACTCTCGCAAGCGCTTGTCAAAGAACACGTAGAGGCGAAGCGTCTGATTCGGGTACTTCCCGAGTGGGAACCGGATACGGTCCGACTCCGGGCCCTTTACTCTGCCCGTCTCAGCGCTTCGCCAAAGCTTCGGGCATTCCTGTCATTTTTGGAAGGCTGCGTATGA